The proteins below come from a single Candidatus Bathyarchaeota archaeon genomic window:
- a CDS encoding Hsp70 family protein, with protein sequence MKCLGIDFGTTNTAVAFFDNAQPQKRIISIPYQGAADFLMKKTVPSAVYFDEQGDPKYYGEAAIEAGKTKPHLLVDKIKRIIGKTYEVAKKDQLLEKIAYQIVPGKVVTDGGESEKEKQHEALVRVGELVMKLYRPEEIAAMILAEAKKDAEAYLKAEFGYENLDYDFIVITFPANFNVTQREKIEQAAGMAGFNKERLLFVNEPTAAAFDAVFEGKIVDKPGIGPKKHDVLVLNIGSGTTDLALVQLRSIMKPQSSMTSSRSNLNAQNRIKRRADTVATGGNSSLGGTDMDIEIVNWVIGQLRNKPDFNEKFAPAGRQMLRFNAEDAKISISEGRCRQTRILIPGFEAMGPILDAKKLNTIARSVASKCIIEYNNILSKTKIQDSNYSEIILTGGPMAMGVVRTMVTSEFIAPIFSCPTCSKQLHGIRPDDEFIGQTTGLPDDRKGTAKTNAWLYIHDLEGNKGEEPNCREHLIFQDGTHYEVSNTGSDDKIECTIASAFALQSRNHTVVEGKPDDPFDPMMCVARGAAISPLIEYTSTLPHTIRVLVKGQNTREVMKSIIELDTQLPARLHESWLLDPWECHLEIHVLQDIDEENNETKFDSKTETYYGNFAYWGDTEYALKPSGAEKKLFFAIDVKTPEADKIQLFIFENESQLANWLMSPDGSQGTPLQFRQRQGPYTIKPEGDIELQRAWSAIWAALRGESVEGFKLISDATDLFRSAVSLREDGYKLSAETTRLVDEAWPSFGPIYFYMRDHAEEFKKQNLGDKELLETSKTVAQAIIHDGKFYPELEKVMRDNNWEAALANMAISTEAIGKLIAKIEDAIGKAAGLKQKAGDTILRLASALESDLQFLKAHGNQEILLKSEEGSRFIQATQRVQAVLTNLNAV encoded by the coding sequence ATGAAATGCCTAGGTATTGATTTTGGAACAACAAACACTGCCGTTGCGTTCTTTGACAACGCGCAACCACAAAAGAGGATTATCTCGATTCCATATCAGGGTGCTGCAGATTTTCTAATGAAAAAAACGGTACCATCCGCAGTGTACTTTGACGAACAAGGGGATCCAAAATATTATGGAGAAGCCGCGATTGAGGCTGGAAAAACCAAGCCCCATTTACTTGTCGACAAAATTAAGCGCATCATAGGAAAAACATACGAGGTAGCAAAGAAAGATCAACTGCTTGAAAAAATCGCGTATCAAATTGTTCCAGGCAAAGTTGTAACTGATGGAGGGGAATCCGAGAAAGAAAAACAGCATGAAGCCCTGGTTAGAGTAGGCGAACTGGTCATGAAACTCTATCGTCCAGAAGAAATTGCCGCCATGATTCTGGCAGAAGCAAAAAAAGACGCAGAAGCTTATCTCAAAGCGGAATTCGGCTATGAAAACTTGGACTACGACTTTATTGTCATTACTTTCCCAGCAAACTTTAACGTAACACAAAGGGAAAAAATTGAGCAAGCTGCAGGAATGGCTGGTTTCAACAAAGAACGCTTATTATTTGTCAATGAACCCACCGCCGCAGCTTTTGATGCTGTGTTTGAAGGAAAAATCGTTGACAAACCAGGCATAGGGCCAAAGAAGCATGATGTATTGGTTCTAAACATCGGTTCAGGCACCACAGACCTTGCGTTGGTGCAGCTTCGGTCAATTATGAAACCACAATCTTCCATGACAAGTTCGAGGTCGAATCTTAATGCGCAAAACAGGATTAAGAGAAGAGCAGACACCGTTGCAACTGGCGGCAACTCCTCCCTCGGCGGAACAGACATGGATATTGAGATAGTCAACTGGGTGATTGGACAACTAAGGAACAAGCCAGACTTCAATGAAAAGTTCGCCCCTGCCGGTCGACAAATGCTTCGATTCAATGCAGAAGACGCAAAAATCTCAATCTCCGAGGGAAGATGCCGCCAGACCCGCATATTGATCCCTGGTTTTGAAGCGATGGGACCAATTCTTGACGCTAAGAAGTTGAATACAATCGCTCGAAGCGTAGCTAGTAAATGCATCATCGAGTACAACAATATTCTTTCAAAGACAAAAATCCAAGATTCAAATTACAGCGAGATTATCCTCACTGGCGGTCCAATGGCGATGGGGGTTGTTAGGACCATGGTAACCTCAGAGTTCATAGCGCCAATTTTTAGTTGCCCAACCTGCAGCAAACAACTTCATGGCATAAGACCAGACGACGAATTCATTGGTCAAACGACAGGTTTGCCCGATGACAGAAAAGGCACAGCCAAGACCAATGCATGGCTCTATATCCATGACTTAGAAGGCAACAAAGGCGAAGAGCCGAATTGCCGCGAACACCTAATTTTCCAAGATGGAACACATTACGAAGTATCAAACACCGGTTCTGATGACAAAATTGAATGCACAATTGCTAGTGCGTTTGCTCTGCAGTCACGAAACCACACGGTAGTGGAAGGAAAGCCTGATGATCCTTTCGACCCAATGATGTGTGTCGCTCGAGGTGCCGCGATTAGCCCGTTGATTGAATACACTTCAACCCTTCCCCACACTATCCGAGTCCTAGTTAAGGGGCAGAACACTCGTGAAGTCATGAAATCAATAATTGAGCTGGATACGCAGCTTCCAGCAAGACTACATGAGAGTTGGCTGCTAGACCCATGGGAGTGCCACCTTGAAATCCACGTCTTGCAGGATATTGACGAGGAAAACAACGAGACAAAGTTTGACTCTAAAACAGAAACCTACTACGGGAACTTTGCTTATTGGGGCGATACAGAATATGCGCTTAAACCATCCGGGGCTGAGAAAAAACTGTTCTTTGCGATTGACGTGAAGACTCCTGAAGCGGATAAAATCCAGCTTTTCATCTTTGAGAATGAATCACAACTTGCAAATTGGCTAATGAGCCCAGATGGTTCCCAAGGTACACCTCTCCAGTTTAGACAAAGACAGGGCCCCTATACTATCAAACCAGAAGGCGACATTGAACTTCAGCGGGCTTGGTCTGCAATTTGGGCAGCCCTCCGCGGAGAATCGGTGGAAGGGTTCAAACTAATCTCTGATGCAACTGATCTATTTCGGTCAGCGGTTTCTTTGCGCGAGGACGGCTACAAGCTCTCAGCTGAAACAACACGGTTGGTTGACGAGGCTTGGCCAAGTTTCGGGCCTATCTACTTCTACATGAGGGATCACGCTGAAGAATTCAAAAAACAAAACTTAGGTGACAAGGAGCTTTTAGAAACTTCCAAGACTGTTGCCCAAGCAATAATTCACGATGGCAAGTTCTACCCTGAACTCGAAAAAGTGATGAGAGATAACAATTGGGAGGCTGCATTGGCAAATATGGCGATAAGCACAGAGGCAATAGGCAAACTGATAGCAAAAATCGAAGATGCCATAGGCAAAGCGGCAGGGCTAAAGCAAAAGGCGGGCGACACCATTTTGAGGTTAGCCAGCGCCCTTGAGTCAGACCTTCAGTTCCTTAAGGCACACGGCAACCAAGAAATTCTCCTCAAATCCGAAGAAGGCAGCCGCTTCATTCAAGCAACCCAAAGAGTCCAAGCGGTATTGACGAATCTAAAC